The Camelina sativa cultivar DH55 chromosome 14, Cs, whole genome shotgun sequence genome includes a window with the following:
- the LOC104741254 gene encoding probable splicing factor 3A subunit 1, with product MKRKEFETMKLTAQLAAWYGNRFWLPLRKRAGFEFTNQDNRYFPRFFRFVLEYSIVFAPPKDLQEKMSKSHAYAAAVQDGFFLLLQMNSLQAYRWQEGGVMSLVNWHASLEKDIANMEHDDDEPEPKTQTHTFDEPATLVPEDQFDLAQHPGSAPIKVSVSNAFDITLQSLSQNVASLEEKIAAAIQIPSHRRLKLTGKAGVLEDDNRSLAHYNVEAGDNLTLSLCESERDW from the exons ATGAAGCGCAAGGAGTTTGAGACTATGAAGCTCACAGCGCAGTTAGCAGCTTGGTATGGTAACCGTTTTTGGCTGCCTTTGAGAAAAAGAGCTGGGTTTGAGTTTACCAATCAAGATAATCGCTACTTCCCACGTTTCTTTCGGTTTGTTCTCGAGTATTCCATAGTATTTGCGCCCCCTAAAGATTTGCAAGAAAAGATGAGCAAGAGTCACGCTTATGCAGCAGCCGTTCAGGAtggttttttccttcttcttcagatgaATTCTCTCCAGGCGTACCGATGGCAGGAAGGAGGGGTGATGTCATTGGTTAATTGGCATGCTTCTCTTGAGAAAGATATTGCTAACATGgagcatgatgatgatgaacctgAGCCAAAGACACAGACACACACGTTTGATGAACCAGCCACCCTTGTTCCGGAAGACCAGTTTGATCTTGCTCAACACCCG GGTTCAGCTCCAATCAAGGTTTCTGTTTCCAATGCCTTTGACATCACACTGCAGTCATTATCGCAAAATGTGGCGAGTTTGGAGGAGAAGATAGCTGCGGCGATCCAAATTCCATCACACAGGAGGTTGAAGTTAACTGGAAAAGCCGGGGTGTTAGAGGACGACAACAGGTCACTTGCACATTACAATGTGGAAGCAGGAGACAACCTTACTCTGTCCTTGTGTGAGAGCGAGAGAGATTGGTAG
- the LOC104741257 gene encoding uncharacterized protein At1g26090, chloroplastic isoform X1 gives MVSLVASSLTCSSLTLNLLPLMRTESPVSPSMKRRSAYVVVAATSSRDGNDTKFVTFLGKGGSGKTTAAVFAAQHYALAGLSTCLVVQNQDPSADFLLGTKIGNTPTLINDNLSVIRLETTKMLLEPLKQLKQADARLNMTQGVLEGVVGEELGVLPGMDSIFSMLELERLVGFFRQATRKNHKGKTFDVVIYDGISTEETLRMIGLSSKTRLYVKYLRSLAEKTDLGRLTSPSIMRFVDESMNVSGNKSPFDGMTTPAMWDTLERFLETGASAWRDPERFRSFLVMDPNNPMSVKAALRYWGCAVQAGSHASGAFAVSSSHLTSKTPKEDFVPLPFASASVPFTINGFDWDKILLDQANASIRELLSKTVRNGSSLTTTVTFDAAKKLVTLFMPGFEKSEIKLYQYRGGSELLIEAGDQRRVINLPSQIQGKVGGAKFLDRSLIITMR, from the exons atggtgtctTTGGTAGCCTCTTCTCTTACATGCTCAAGCCTTACTCtgaatcttcttcctcttatgcGGACGGAATCACCTGTTTCACCCTCCATGAAGCGTCGATCAGCTTATGTGGTGGTGGCGGCAACATCTTCCAGAGATGGTAACGATACCAAATTCGTCACCTTTCTCGGAAAAGGCGGCTCCGGCAAGACCACCGCCGCTGTTTTCGCCGCTCAG CATTACGCATTGGCTGGATTGAGTACATGTTTAGTGGTACAAAATCAAGACCCTTCTGCTGATTTCCTCCTTGGAACCAAGATTGGGAATACTCCTACTTTGATCAACGACAATCTCTCTGTCATTAGGCTTGAAACCACAAAA ATGCTTCTAGAACCTCTTAAACAGCTGAAGCAAGCAGACGCTCGACTTAATATGACCCAAGGGGTTCTTGAAGGG GTGGTTGGTGAAGAGCTTGGAGTGCTTCCAGGGATGGATTCAATCTTTTCAATGCTTGAACTCGAGAGGCTTGTTGGTTTCTTTAGGCAAGCAACCCGGAAGAACCACAAGGGGAAGACTTTTGACGTTGTGATTTACGATGGCATTAGCACTGAGGAAACTCTTCGGATGATTGGTCTAAGCAGTAAAACAAG ATTGTATGTGAAATATCTGAGAAGTTTGGCCGAGAAGACAGATTTGGGGAGGCTAACAAGTCCTTCCATTATGAGATTTGTTGATGAATCAATGAACGTAAGCGGCAATAAGTCCCCTTTCGATGGTATGACAACTCCTGCCATGTGGGATACTTTGGAACGTTTCTTGGAG ACTGGCGCTTCTGCTTGGAGAGATCCAGAGAGATTCAGGAGTTTTCTTGTAATGGACCCAAACAATCCTATGTCTGTTAAAGCTGCATTACGATATTGGGGTTGTGCAGTACAAGCAGGATCCCATGCTTCTGGGGCGTttgctgtttcttcttctcatctgaCAAGCAAAACCCCAAAAGAAGATTTTGTGCCTCTACCCTTTGCTTCTGCATCGGTTCCATTTACTATAAATGGGTTTGATTGGGACAAAATACTGCTGGACCAAGCGAATGCGAGTATCCGGGAACTTCTTTCTAAAACAGTAAGGAATGGAAGCAGCTTGACAACAACAGTAACGTTTGATGCAGCAAAGAAATTGGTGACTCTTTTCATGCCAGGGTTTGAGAAATCGGAGATCAAACTGTACCAG TACAGAGGAGGTTCTGAGCTCTTAATAGAAGCCGGGGACCAAAGACGGGTGATTAATTTACCGTCTCAGATTCAAGGAAAGGTTGGAGGAGCCAAGTTTTTGGACAGAAGTCTAATCATCACAATGCGGTAA